Proteins from one Juglans microcarpa x Juglans regia isolate MS1-56 chromosome 1S, Jm3101_v1.0, whole genome shotgun sequence genomic window:
- the LOC121246985 gene encoding G-type lectin S-receptor-like serine/threonine-protein kinase SD2-2 encodes MHRCTISNQGIPFHFPGKCFLAYQTVLRNLTEMSPPSPTLLPTCTALFLSLLAFASATNGTIVVIGSSTTLLSENGTFQMGFFNANGESKWYLGIWYSSIPSRTYVWVANRENPTRKLETSTFEVDRSGRLAVKESENLTVWQSSNVEFSTVVKLLDNGNLVLLTPEGMVSWQSFDHPTDTWLPGMNLTSDQFLTSWQSSSNPSPGLYSLRLKTSNYGEFELVYNATKVYWITGNWTGEAFANVPEMTVPYIYNFSFVDPFTPKASFGFTLRSLDNGSGPPLTGFKIDCMGRLQQYSWWQRSESWNSFWARPESVCRVYGLCGSLGLCGIMGSRPCECLPVPGFKPVDDGAWESGDYSGGCRRENESSCDGNDEFERLGAVRFDGAVTRSFSGDRKACERACLNDCACVGLYYDGRSSLCKNIYGSLLNLQNMSDGIGGAEEQVLYVKRTKEKRKRLNLEGLTVGIVGSILVLGCVGVVGFVFIIKRGKKRKGMDEDGGFPAMNLKVFSYKELHSATRGFSEKLGHGGFGTVFQGVLPDSSTLVAVKRLERPGGGEREFRAEVRTIGNIQHLNLVRLRGFCSENSHRLLVYDYMPNGPLSAYLRLEGPNLSWDVRFRVALNTARGIAYLHEECRDCIIHCDIKPENILLDSEYTAKVSDFGLAKLIGRDFSRVLATMRGTWGYVAPEWISGIEITTKADVYSYGMTLLELIGGRRNVEAPQSADREGSAGGVVGKWFFPPWASQQIIEGNLGAVVDSRLGDAYDIEEAKRSALVAVWCIQDNETVRPSMGMVVKMLEGVVEVTIPPVPKLLQALVSGESFSGAKASSGNGVSAVGGFYGENMAVVSGGASESSLGDASSATNENTSLDASLSSEVNLAKKRGKTTSCAT; translated from the exons attccatttcattttccaGGGAAATGCTTTCTTGCGTACCAAACAGTGTTGAGGAATCTTACTGAAATGTCACCACCATCACCCACTCTCCTCCCGACTTGTActgctctctttctctccctcctcGCCTTTGCCTCAGCAACGAATGGCACCATTGTCGTCATAGGAAGCTCCACCACACTCCTAAGCGAAAACGGAACGTTCCAGATGGGATTCTTCAACGCCAACGGCGAGTCCAAGTGGTACTTGGGCATTTGGTACTCCTCCATCCCATCCCGGACCTATGTCTGGGTCGCCAACCGCGAAAACCCAACCAGAAAACTCGAAACGTCGACTTTCGAAGTCGACCGGTCCGGTCGGTTAGCGGTGAAAGAGTCCGAAAACCTAACGGTCTGGCAAAGCTCAAACGTCGAGTTCTCGACGGTCGTGAAGCTCCTGGACAATGGGAATCTGGTTCTGCTCACCCCGGAGGGTATGGTCTCCTGGCAAAGCTTCGATCACCCGACGGACACGTGGCTTCCCGGCATGAACCTCACGAGCGATCAGTTCCTAACCTCCTGGCAGAGCTCGTCAAATCCCTCCCCTGGATTGTATTCTTTGCGGCTGAAGACATCGAACTATGGCGAGTTCGAGCTCGTTTATAATGCCACTAAGGTTTACTGGATCACTGGGAACTGGACCGGTGAGGCATTTGCTAATGTGCCGGAGATGACTGTACCGTACATTTATAACTTCAGTTTCGTGGACCCCTTCACCCCGAAGGCGTCGTTCGGGTTCACCTTGAGGTCGCTGGACAACGGGTCGGGCCCGCCGTTGACCGGCTTCAAGATTGACTGTATGGGCCGATTGCAGCAGTACTCGTGGTGGCAACGGTCGGAGAGCTGGAACAGTTTCTGGGCGCGGCCGGAGAGCGTGTGCCGAGTGTATGGACTGTGCGGGAGTCTCGGTCTCTGTGGTATCATGGGATCGAGGCCCTGCGAATGTCTACCTGTCCCGGGATTCAAACCTGTAGACGACGGGGCATGGGAGTCTGGAGACTATTCCGGTGGGTGTCGCCGGGAGAACGAGAGTTCGTGTGATGGGAATGACGAGTTTGAGAGGCTCGGAGCCGTACGTTTCGATGGGGCCGTGACGCGGTCGTTTTCGGGTGATCGGAAGGCATGCGAAAGGGCGTGCTTGAATGATTGCGCTTGCGTTGGACTATATTACGACGGGAGGAGTAGTTTGTGCAAGAACATTTATGGGTCGCTTTTGAATCTCCAGAATATGAGTGATGGTATAGGTGGTGCTGAAGAACAAGTACTGTATGTGAAGAGAAcgaaggagaagaggaaaagGTTGAATCTTGAGGGTTTGACTGTCGGCATTGTTGGGTCGATTTTGGTTTTGGGATGTGTAGGGGTGGTGGGGTTTGTCTTTATTATAAAAAGGGgaaagaagaggaaaggaaTGGACGAAGATGGTGGTTTTCCGGCAATGAATTTGAAGGTGTTTTCTTACAAAGAGCTTCATTCGGCAACTCGGGGTTTCTCGGAGAAACTCGGGCATGGCGGGTTTGGAACGGTCTTTCAAGGTGTTTTACCGGATTCCTCCACTCTAGTAGCCGTGAAACGTCTGGAGAGGCCGGGCggcggagagagagagttccGTGCGGAGGTGCGCACCATTGGGAACATCCAACACCTCAATCTTGTGAGACTAAGAGGGTTCTGCTCCGAAAATTCTCATAGACTCTTGGTCTACGATTACATGCCTAATGGTCCTCTGAGTGCGTATCTACGCCTAGAGGGGCCTAATTTAAGCTGGGATGTTAGATTTCGGGTGGCACTTAATACTGCCAGAGGCATTGCATATTTACACGAGGAATGCAGGGATTGTATCATACATTGCGATATTAAACCCGAAAATATTTTGCTTGATAGTGAGTACACTGCCAAGGTATCTGATTTCGGGCTGGCTAAGTTAATTGGTAGAGATTTCAGCAGGGTCTTGGCCACAATGAGGGGCACATGGGGCTACGTTGCACCGGAGTGGATTTCTGGGATCGAAATTACCACCAAAGCCGATGTCTATAGCTACGGCATGACATTGCTGGAATTGATTGGGGGTAGGAGGAATGTGGAAGCACCCCAGTCAGCAGACAGAGAGGGCAGTGCTGGTGGAGTTGTGGGTAAGTGGTTCTTTCCTCCATGGGCGTCACAACAGATAATTGAGGGCAATCTGGGGGCAGTAGTTGATAGTAGACTTGGTGACGCATATGATATTGAGGAAGCTAAGCGATCTGCACTTGTGGCAGTGTGGTGCATACAGGATAATGAGACAGTGAGGCCTAGCATGGGAATGGTGGTAAAAATGCTGGAAGGTGTGGTGGAAGTGACCATTCCTCCAGTGCCGAAATTGTTACAAGCACTGGTTTCTGGAGAGTCTTTTAGCGGTGCTAAGGCCTCTTCAGGCAATGGGGTATCCGCTGTTGGTGGCTTTTATGGCGAGAATATGGCAGTTGTGTCGGGCGGtgcttcagaatcatctcttgggGATGCCTCATCTGCAACAAATGAGAAT ACATCGCTCGATGCTAGTCT TTCCTCGGAGGTCAATCTTGCTAAGAAGCGTGGCAAAACAACCTCATGTGCCACCTAA